Genomic DNA from Microbacterium neungamense:
GCCTGCGGCGACCTCGTTCGACGACCGGGAGGACGGGGAGGTCACGCGTTCGGCGGCGAGAGCGGGTCGTCGGCGACCCAGAGCTCGTCGTCGGCGCGCAACGCCTGCCAGGCGGCGAAGACGACGCCGATGGCGGCGGCCGCACCCAGCACGATCGCGATCACCGAGCCCACGCCCGGGCCCTTCTTCTTCGGCGGCGGCGCGAACCGGTTCATGATGTCGTGGCGCTTGGCGTTCGCGACATCCCAGGCCGACAGCGCCGAGCCGACGACGCCGCCCACGGCGGGGACGACCTTGTCGTCCACCACGTGGCGGCCGATCTTCACACCGCGGTCGACGACCGGGGCGAGACGGCGGTTGTATGCGTCCTGCACGACGGGGACCACCTGCTCGCGGTTGAGGTGACCGAGCTGGCGGCCGGCCTCCCGCGCGATGTCGGCGGCGTGGCCGACGAGCACCTGCTGCGACTCCCAGAGTCGTCTGGCCTCTTCCTGAAGCTTGCGCAGTTCCTTCTTACGCTTGCGGCTGAGGTTCACGTTGCTCTCCCGTCGGTCGGAGTCCGTATGGGCCCATCCTGCCAGATCAGGCTGGATGCGGGCAGTGATCTGGCGCATCCGCTGCGGGTGCGCCACAATACGCGTTCCGGCATCCGCAGCCCGTCCCCGGGCGGCCTCTGCGAGAATGTCAGCATGCCTCACGCCTCACACGTCGCAACCCTGTACACCAACCACGGTGACATCGTCATCAACCTGTTCGGCGATCACGCCCCGAACACCGTGAAGAACTTCGTCGGCCTCGCCGACGGCACCAAGGAGTGGACCGACCCCGCCACCGGCAAGCCGGGCGAGGGTCCGCTCTACAAGGACGTCATCTTCCACCGCATCATCCCGAACTTCATGATCCAGGGCGGCGACCCGCTCGGCCAGGGCGTCGGCGGCCCCGGCTACACCTTCAACGATGAGATCCACCCCGAGCTGAACTTCAACGAGCCGTACGTGCTCGCCATGGCGAACGCGGGCCTGCGCCGCAACGCCATCACCGGCCAGGTCGAGGGCACCAACGGATCGCAGTTCTTCATCACCACCGACCCGACCCCGTGGCTGCAGGGCAAGCACACCATCTTCGGCGAGGTCGCGGACGACGCCTCCAAGGCCGTGGTCGACGCCATCTCGGCCGTGCCCACGGGTGCCGGTGACCGCCCGATCGAGCCGGTCGTGCTGCACTCGATCGACATCGTCGCGGCCTGATCGGCGAGAGCACGAGCCGATCCGGATGACGACGCCAGAGTTCACGAGCAACCGCGACAACTTCTGCTACCGGCATCCGGATCGGCAGAGCTTCGTGCTCTGCCAGCGGTGCCTGCGCACCATCTGCCCGGAGTGCCAGACCCAGGCCCCGGTCGGGGTGATCTGCCCCGAGTGCATGACCGAGATGCGCAGGAACCGCACCCCCGCGCAGCGCCGTGCGCAGCGGCGCTGGATCGGCGCGGTCGCGGCGGACACCCGGCCCCTGGCGACCTACGCGATCATGGCGCTGACGGCGTTCGTCGGCGCGCTGCAGCTGTTCGTCCCGGTGATCTCCGAGGTGCTCCTCTTCGCCGGGGTGTACATCCTCCCTGGCATCCCCGGCATCCCGTTCGAGCCGTGGCGGCTGCTCACCGCCATGCTGGTGCACGCGGGCATCATGCACTTCCTGCTGAACATGCTCGCACTCTGGATGATCGGCCGCAGCCTGGAGCCGATGCTGGGACGCGCGCGCTTCGTCGCGCTGTACCTCATCGGCGGTCTCGGCGGCTCGGTCGCCGTGGCCTGCTTCGACCCGCGGATCGCGACCGTCGGGGCATCCGGCGGCGTGTTCGCCCTCCTCGGCGCGCTGCTGGTGATCGGCCGGCACATCGGCGCGGACATCCGCGGCATCCTCGTCGTGCTCGGCATCAACCTCGTGATCGGGTTCGTGCCCGGCTTCCACATCGCCTGGCAGGCCCACCTCGGCGGAGCCGCCATCGGCGCGCTGATCGGGCTCATCTACGCCCGCACCCGCCGACCCGCTCAGCGGGTCTGGCAGATCGTGCTGCTGGCCGCGCTCGTGGCCGCGCTGCTCGCCATCGCCTTCCTGGTCCCGGCGATGGTCCTCGGCATCCGGATCTGACGCCGGCGCGCATCCCGCGCGCGGCCGGGCGCTCATCCCGCGAAGTTATCCACAGGTCTGTACACAGGTGGGGAGAATTACACACATGTGATTCCCCGCTCGGCATCCGCCCGGACATGCGACGGCGCCCCCTCACCGCGTGAGAGGGCGCCGCGAACGGATGCCGGTCAGCGCCAGCGTGTCGTCATCAGGAACCCGATCAGGGCGATGCCCAGGCCGATCGCGAGGTTCCACGCCTGGATGCCCGGGATCGGCAGCGCCTGTCCGGAGATGTAGTAGACGAGGATCCACACCAGCCCGAGGAGCATGAAGCCGACCATCACCGGCTTGAACCAGACGGCGTTGGGAGCCTCCTCGCCCTCCGCGCGCTCGACGGCGGGCTCTTCAGATCTGCGGTCTCGTGCCATGCCGACAGTCTAGCCATGGCGCATAGAATTCCCTCATGACGGCAACGGCTCCCGCGCGCCCGGCGCGACGGCGGTCGAGAGCCACCGTCACCAGCGTCCTCGGTGAGCTGCTTCTGACGGCCGGCGTGCTCGTGCTGCTCTTCGTCGCCTGGCAGATGTGGATCGGCGACGTCATCATCGGCGCGCAGAACAACGAGCGCGGCACCGAGCTCACCGAGAGATGGGCCGCCGAGCCGGTACCGGAGCCGCCGCCCGTGATCGCCGACGGACCGGCGCCGGTCTACGAGCCGCCCATGCTCGAGCATCCGGACGACGCCGAGGTCTTCGCGACCATGCGCGTGCCCCGCTTCGGCGCGGACTACAACGTCCCGATCGCCGGGGGCACCACGCGGGCGCGCACCCTCGACCGGATCGGCATCGGCGTGTACACGCAGTCGAAGATGCCGGGCGAGATCGGAAACTTCTCCGTCGCCGGCCACCGCACCACGTGGGGCCGGCCGTTCCACGAGATCGACCGGCTGCGGCTGAACGACGCCATCGTCGTGGAGACCGAGGTCGGCTGGTACACCTACCGCTTCCGCACGCTCGAGTACGTCCGCCCGGACGAGATCGAGGTGCTGCTGGACGTGCCGCAGATGCCGGAGATGCAGACCGGCGAACGGTTCATCACGCTGACGGCATGCTCGCCGATGTACTCCCTCGCCGAGCGGATCGTCGCGTACGGGGTGTTCGAGGGCTTCCAGCCGCGGGCGGAGGGCCCGCCGGCCTCGCTGACCGAGGGGGTCTCCTGATGTACGCCGCGCTGTGGCGCCTGCTGCCCGGCCCCTGGTGGGTGCGGGTGCTGATCCTGCTGATCCTGGTGGCGCTGGTGCTGTACGCGCTGTTCTTCCACGTCTTCCCGTGGATCAGCCCGCTGATCACCCCGGCCGAGGTGGACCTGGGATGACGACGCGGGTGCTCGTGGTCGACAACCACGACAGCTTCGT
This window encodes:
- a CDS encoding DNA helicase codes for the protein MNLSRKRKKELRKLQEEARRLWESQQVLVGHAADIAREAGRQLGHLNREQVVPVVQDAYNRRLAPVVDRGVKIGRHVVDDKVVPAVGGVVGSALSAWDVANAKRHDIMNRFAPPPKKKGPGVGSVIAIVLGAAAAIGVVFAAWQALRADDELWVADDPLSPPNA
- a CDS encoding peptidylprolyl isomerase, translated to MPHASHVATLYTNHGDIVINLFGDHAPNTVKNFVGLADGTKEWTDPATGKPGEGPLYKDVIFHRIIPNFMIQGGDPLGQGVGGPGYTFNDEIHPELNFNEPYVLAMANAGLRRNAITGQVEGTNGSQFFITTDPTPWLQGKHTIFGEVADDASKAVVDAISAVPTGAGDRPIEPVVLHSIDIVAA
- a CDS encoding rhomboid family intramembrane serine protease, with the translated sequence MTTPEFTSNRDNFCYRHPDRQSFVLCQRCLRTICPECQTQAPVGVICPECMTEMRRNRTPAQRRAQRRWIGAVAADTRPLATYAIMALTAFVGALQLFVPVISEVLLFAGVYILPGIPGIPFEPWRLLTAMLVHAGIMHFLLNMLALWMIGRSLEPMLGRARFVALYLIGGLGGSVAVACFDPRIATVGASGGVFALLGALLVIGRHIGADIRGILVVLGINLVIGFVPGFHIAWQAHLGGAAIGALIGLIYARTRRPAQRVWQIVLLAALVAALLAIAFLVPAMVLGIRI
- a CDS encoding cell division protein CrgA — encoded protein: MARDRRSEEPAVERAEGEEAPNAVWFKPVMVGFMLLGLVWILVYYISGQALPIPGIQAWNLAIGLGIALIGFLMTTRWR
- a CDS encoding class E sortase; the encoded protein is MTATAPARPARRRSRATVTSVLGELLLTAGVLVLLFVAWQMWIGDVIIGAQNNERGTELTERWAAEPVPEPPPVIADGPAPVYEPPMLEHPDDAEVFATMRVPRFGADYNVPIAGGTTRARTLDRIGIGVYTQSKMPGEIGNFSVAGHRTTWGRPFHEIDRLRLNDAIVVETEVGWYTYRFRTLEYVRPDEIEVLLDVPQMPEMQTGERFITLTACSPMYSLAERIVAYGVFEGFQPRAEGPPASLTEGVS